GGGGCTCCTATAGAGCCGTAATGGAGTTGGAGCCGGTATGGATGTGTTAGATGACTTGCAGCCACGCATATGTGGTGCCATACAATTCTGGTCATTAACAACACCATTGAGCCCATCCATGGGCGAAGAACCATTACCATTTCCTCCGTGCAGGGTTTCTTCTTCAACCAGAGGACTCCTAAAGGACCTTAATGGAACCGGAGCTGGAATAGAACCAGGAGGTGGTTTGCTTCCACACATATCTGGTGCTGCATGGTTTCGGTCATTAGCAGCACCACTAAGCCCCTCCATTGATGAAGACCCATCACCATCAGCTCTACGCGGGGCTGCTTTTTCAACTACTGAACTCCTAAATGACCTTACTGGCGCAGGGGATGCTCGAGATTCTTGATTTACACCCACGGGCAAAAATGGAGAAAATCCATATGGGGGCTGGGCAGATGTAGAACCTAGGGTAGATTCCGGGAACACTGGAGCCAAACTACGCAAGGGTTTAACATATACAATCCCTAACTTATAAACAGAATCTGATGAGTTTTGACATAATCCTTCTTCCATTATTATAACCCTCCCTAACTTTCAATAAAGTAACAGTACAAGCAAGCTTcataagttaaaaattaatcacCTTTATTCTTCCTTCAAATTCACAACTTCATAAAGCAACTCAACTTGGAACATCTCGTCATTTTGCTAcagaaaaccaaaaaaaaaaggtgtTAGAAAAGTACGGGAAAATGAAATCAAAGCAATAGGTTTCATTGAAACACATATAAGAAGCAGTTTACGAGAATTTGAATATAAAACAGGagaaatttcaaatttttacaTAACTATAACTAGTGTATTAAATTGAATGAAATGGCAATTTCAATTCAATATTTTACgaattgtatttatttatattaggttaaatattatatgtgttatttaataattttctttctcattACCACTAtctaatcaaatctttttaaacatcaaacaattctaatacaataaatatataaattggTATAGCATGTctagaattttttaaataaattaatctatttataaaattattttctaaatataattgattaaaatttcaatttctcaaaaatattatagactaaattattgttttattttacaGTAGtttaatatgtataatatttaaaaaattaaagactaatttatttttattttcttaaaattgGACACAGAAAAATTTGACGTGGCATTCACCAACGCTAATGTGAAGGGTTACTCAGAATTAAGTGTCATGTTAGCTTAGAGAGAATGGATAGGAATCGATTTGTCTCCCTCCATTCTCCaaaaaacgacgtcgtttctgAATCTGTCCAAAAGCAAAACctaattttagtgggtgattgcACCCTAAGCCTCTCCTTATTCTCTGATCTGCAAAATTAAAGACAAACCCTAGGACAAAATGAACTTGAGAATTGGAGGTGATAATTCGAGTTGCAATATGAACTCAAGTGAGAGCATTGAAATTCGGAGAAAGAAGAGATAGTTCTCCCCAAAGTGCTATTGCGGTCTCATGCTATTATATTTATGTCTAGGACTGAAAACAATCCAAATATATTATTCTTATGTTATCCTTATTTTAAGGTATCTTAAGTTTAATAATGTGTTGATTCCAGATAGGTTTAATAATGTCCAAGTTTAATTTTGTATTCACTGTTAATTTCTGATACGTGCTTTAAATGTTCGTGATATGAAGAGTTCAAGAGTTATTTAGAAGAtattttagtttcattttagaatattttatttaatgtattttgattttttatttaattactaaattgGACCTTATATTTatgggttttagggtttttctttgttttaacataataagaggttataaataCCTCCTTAGCTATTGTAGTCGTAGCATAGAATTTTTAGAGGTTTTAAAAACCCCTTTTTGGTTTCGTGATGAAACCATGGTGTGGACAAttgaggttgaggagtccctctCTTGTTACATCGGGCAATTGAGtagaaggttgaggagtcccttcgATTCAATTTCCAAACTATGGTGTTGACAAgttaggttgaggagtccctctCTTATTGCGTTAAGAAATTGGGTAGAAAGTAGAGTGATTCTCTTTgtattcaatttcaatctatcatttttgtttctattttaatttcaatgtattttttttattcagttTCAATTCTTGTCTTGTTTATCCTTTTATTTCTGTATCAATTTCACAAACTTAATTTATATTGTACACTGCAGAAGTTTATTGCTCATTCTTTGCATGTCTAGATGATATGTAGCTTCATTTAATGAGTATGCTGGGAAGACAATGTCAAAGGGAATATTGCTGCAAAAGTAGAATCCGTTTGAAGGACAGAGTAATGCAGTGAATGACAAAGTGAAAGAGCTAGAGGATAGGTTGATTAGATTAAAGAATGAATTGGAGAAGTATAGATTAAAAATGGGTGGAAGTACATGTCTGGATTTTGAATGTagtttttttgtattttttggtgGAGTTGTGATTGCCTGCTTGTTCAGGTCAactttgtaaaaaaaattgatgtcCTAACTTTAGTTAATTAAGGTTGTTTATAATTTGAGATGAAATCATATATCTAAACACTATTAAAGATGAATGAAAATGACTTGTGATCCTTTTTAATAGTTTATTCCATGAGTTAATTATGCAAAAAATTTGTGCAAAAATATTTGTAAATGTAATCTGCTGGTTGTGTAGTAATCCATAGGTTCATTAATATCAAATAAAGCATAGAAATTCATATTATACTCATGCTGATATTGCACAAACAATCCATAGATTCATAGTTTAGATAGCGTTGCATAGACAGTAACATAGCACTAAATCAAAAGACCAAAATATTTGTCCCTAAACTAAAAGACTCAAACATTTATTCCTAAATCAAAAGACTTAAATATAGTTTTGAAGAAGGTAAATAAGCAgccaaaaaactaaaataagTAGCCAAAATACCAAAAGAATAAAAACACACTTTTTTAATTCCTATATCATTATCACAGCTTTTTTGGAGGCTTAAAATCTGGTGTTGGCACAAATTTTAGAAGCCTTGATGCAGTTGTTGAACTTGCAGCAGCCATCGTCTCGGTAGATATTATGTTTCTTATGGTTCTTGGAGATGTTATACCAACTACTAGCCCAGTGCATTGATTCTGTAAGTTGTGAGGCCTAGATTGTTGAGCTTGTGAGGGCTGAGATTTGAACCATAAAGTTGGTCCTGAAACTGGTATAGATGAGGGTACATAACATGGAGCTGTAGGTTGAATAATTTGTTGCTTTTCTCTAAATATTGTAGgattgttgttagaattatATGTTGCAACTTGTTACAAGTGCTGAAAATTGACAAGACAGTGTGTCAACCGCTAATTGATCTGCATAGAATATTAATTCTTTAATAACCAAAATATTGAATATGCTACCTCCTCAACCTGGGGTGCAGATTGTGATAATAGAATTTCTTTACTCTGAGTTTGGGCTGCTATTTTAGGTCTTGTAGACAACTTAAGAAGTTTTTTTATAGCTTTTTTTCCTTGGTCTGTATCAAAATAACGAGTTACAAACAGCAATCAACACAGCTACCTTTAAAAAATGATCTTACGGGGTAAACTCACCACAAAATTTGAGATTGTCCTACCACCTGTTGGGTTATCATTGACTTGAGTGCTACTGTCACCTTTTTGGACCTACTCAtcaatatgaaaaaaaaatgtacaATTAAACCCTCATACAAACATAATAAGgacatataaatttttaaatagtacCTAATCAATGTTTGTTGCTTGAGTGGTGGATGAGTTTTAGTTTGTTGTGCCCTTTTgtactcttctttcttttttagcATTGGCTTTTAGTTAGGGTCTTGAGGTGCATTTGTGCATGTTTTGTAGTAATGGCCTTTCTGTCCATATTTAGAGCAAGTAACAATAAATGTTTTCTTCACTTTGGTTGTGCTCAACTCTCTCTCAACTGGGTCAGTTCTTTTCTTCAGCTTTGGCCTGTGAGTAGCTCTCTTGATTGTGGGAGGCAGTAACCTTGGAGCTTCAGTAGGTATTCAGTACCTTTTACTATTAACAGGCTTAATGCAGTTTGCATATGTTGTCCTGATGGTAGCCATGGTTAGTCATTTATGAACAAAGTCCTCAGCTTTAAGGCCTATTTTAGCCATTGCAGCAACTGCATGTCTACAAAGTATGCATGTACACAAtataaaacagaaaaaatattatttagaatctcacaataaatataaagaaaatattttagcaaattttattatcaaatagattgaaaatgttattaaaaaattagataaatgtGCTTAAGAAACTCTTATCAGTCAGCTGCCAAATATTGCATGTGCATGTCCTCTCCTGTAAATTAACAGCCACTTTATGATTTTGACAATGAATCTCAAATAGAACTCTTTGTGAATTACCAGCTCAAATAGCTCTTCATTTATGGCTTTTAGGCTTGATGAAGTCATTTAATCTTTTATGTTGTACTGGAACAAAGGATCCAATGTGAAATTCTAACTTCTTTTTATGCATTGTGATCTTTCTTATTATGCAACACTGTAATTTTTCACACATAGTCAGAATTGACTTTTTTCTATACTGTACTATTTTAACATTCTACACTTCACACATGTTATTAGTTATATTGTTCACCTTAGGAATATGGCTAAAATGTGCCTTACACCAAATAGCTGACTCAAATTTTTGGAGATATTTTCGTACTAAAATGTATACTTGCCTCAATTTTTCCATTACAGCACTCAATTCATTGTGAGCGATACATTTTACACACTTTCACACTAGTTATTTTGTCTCTTCATCTTTAaagtatttaataaaattttttcacaTGTATAAAACACCGTTTATGTGGTGAGCTCTCAAATATACAtcctttaaaattaatgacaaTCCTTACAAAGCATTTAACACAAGAGAaagtaatttattaattaattatcatccACTAAGTTACTTTAGACCCTGATGTATTTgagaaaaaagcaaaaacagaaaataattcccttttttttagtcatatcagacaaaaccaaaataaataataatgaaaattgTAAACACATCATACAATACAGAACACCTGCATTACTACCTTATAAGGTTCTGACATTTTGAATttctatatatacatacatatttcatgtattaatttaataataatattattattgttacttACAACCGACACAGTTGCacaaagatattattatataaagtTTTGGAGTTTGTAATATAGAAAGGCCGTATATTAATTAAGAATAGCATTTCTATtctctctttatatatatataaatacaggAAATCTAAGTGAAACAATGAAAGGGTCGTATAAAAATATCAAAGCCGATATCAAAGCAGAATAAAAATTAAGCAAATATGACAATAACAAAAAATCAGCAACCAAACTGCTTGCTTCAGTGTACAGGatctcaaataatttaaattagctTACATAATGTTAAAGAATTTAACATTAGATTGCATGACAATGACATCAAACAATATAAGATTCAGAGCAATAGcaaaaaaattagattatatCAATTGAACTCAACAACTCAGATTACATAACAATAACAAAACATCAGCATATCAGTAGCTACTTATATCAATTGAACTCAACCACGTGCCTGTTAGCCACACGACATAAGCACTTGTATAACCATAATAAAGCGATAGATCCCAAACTATAACCGCCCATGTCCTATAACCTCGCAACCTACGGCAGCCACCTAATGTGCATGCGTGTGCCGAACTTGTTACCAAAGAGTTGCGTCGACAGTAGCATCATAATATACACTCTCGCGTACCTCCAAACAGTTTTCTCATAGGCCCCCTCGGAAAGGTGACTGAATGTCTCCTACATCCAAGTGCACTTCACTGTGAACTTGTCGACGTAGTCCGCCGGTGGCAACACACCCAATAACTCCTCGAACCATGTCCATGCCGGACGACCACCATCGATGTACCGCTCGAAATCCATTAGACATCCGCTGACGTACTGGCCGTCGATCGGGAGTCCTAGCTGGTACGCTACAGCACTCCCCGAATGGCATGTGGAATGTATGCGTCTCTGAACACTATCGCTCAACAAATGTGCTCACAAGAAACTCATCCAACCTAAACCAATAATCGTTGAACCTTGCAAGATGGGCAAGGCCAGCCATCTGTAGGTAAAGCATGATCCTCTCGTCTAACGGCATTTCATGCTGCCTCCGCATACTCGAGATACATCGTCGGGGCTACATGACAATAAAATAATTGTCTTAGAACCATAACACTTTAGGAAGAAAAATAAACCTAAAGCagaaaattctaataaaaaatatagattaacCAATATCAAATTAATATATATCAAAACATAGTCAATCTAGTGTATTTTTTACggaaagttttttttttttttgccaaaaaTATGGAGATTCGAACCCGCGACCTCTTAAATGAGTATGTGAGATTATGCCATTTGAGATATAACTCATTGGCACGGAAAAAAGTTACGAGCTTATATATCCATctctaaaataaattaaatcattcTACATTCTCACTAACCTTCTACTGCCAAATTAATCCGATACTTAAAATccaattcaatttaaattaaattaattttaactaaaataacCAAAATATCACCAAAATTTCCGTCCACCATAGATTTCTAACAATAAAAGCTTAGAAACTCTGATCAAACACCTTAAATCTACAATTGTCCAACATGCATTTCTGAATACAATTGTCTAACACACTAAATCCTAActctaactatttttttaagtttaaggaatcttctaattctcatattaataataaagatCTATGTAAGATATTTAATATCACTAACAtgtatttattttctaaaaaaataaattaaataattaaatatcagTCACTAATCTCTTCGTGCACGTCGCTAACAATATGGACGACTCTATCCAACCCATAAATGCGATTTGGGTCGTCTTCCATTTTTATAGTGTCAGAAATCTATTTGTACAATGGCTtaatttcttttgatttttggtGTGGTAAGATAAGTGGGTTGAAAAATGTAATTCAAATTGAGGGAGTTCCAATTATATATAGAGAGGGAATGTGAATAAATCGATATGTACAATggcttaatttctttttatttttggtgtggcAAGATACGTGGATTGAAAAATGTAATTCGAATTGAGGGAGTTCCAATTGTAAGAAAAATGTAATTCGAATTGAGGGAGTTCCAATTGTATATATAGAGGGAATgagaataaatcgaattgggtGTTGTAGATTTAGTATGGATGGAGACttttatataaatcgaattaCTCACATTCGATTAACTATGGGCCATGCAAACCATATACTAAATCGATACAGCTTGTAGTTGTATCGATTTACTATGGGCACGTTCGAAACTATGGATAATTTGAACCACCCTTATTCAATTTACACTCCACCTTACTAAATCTATTGTCTTGGATTCGATTTACTATTATTTCTTGTAAATCGATATAGTGTTTCGATTTATATAGAAACAAACGGGACTAACGATTTTACATTTGGATGATtggaaaatttttttgtttgggTTGGTTTATTAAAGTGAATTATCTACAAATTTGACTAGTCTAAAATGGGGAATCCCACTTTCACACccaaaaaatgaaataaattgaAATAATGTTGAGTTCAATAATTCCTAGAAATGTCAATTTCTGATAAACTCAGCATTGAGTCAATCGATAATCTTGTAGTTGACCTCCTTGAGCTATCAATAAGTTTGAACCATTGACTTACAGGATCACATTGAGTATCTTGACTCAAACATTTGCAAGCATTTGTAACAATGATGTTGTTGGTGTCCACATCCAAACAAACActaccattgttgttgttgtttacTCTTGATGAGAGATGCATCTTTGAATCAGAGATCATTTCCCATATTGATGAGTTTGAACCTAAACATGTTCCAAGTTTTGCTGCCATCCTTTCTCTCTCTGCTTGTAAACACAAATTTGTGCCCTTTATGGATAGTGTTTTATCTTCTGGTGTGTAGTCCCACCCATCAGAATTAGAGCAAGGTCCCAAAGTCAACGGGTCAACCGTTGACTTCCTTATGATACATAGACCTGTCAGTGGATGAAAGATCACTTTGTGTGGTTTAATTTCTAGTAATGTTGGCCCTGCATGTCAAGAAAGCAATAATTATGTGTTATTTGTCACTTCACTTCAAATTGATGGAATCACATTTATTAGAAGAGAAAGTATAAGGGAACAACGCTTTTTTTGAACAACCTAAACAAtagattaattttaaaaatcaaattttgaattaattagaTATGATATTTGTTAGTGAACCTAAAATACGGTCCGTTATTCACATGTTCGCATTTCTCATTGTTAAAGGTAGCTCAAAATCTTGAAGAATATTTATCTACCAATGATATCTCATCTCAATTCAAGTGAAATTCGaaaatatcaatattttaaaatgaaataataaatatgGTAAATTATACGTATCTCTCGCAATTAGAAAACATTATACTCTGATTAATATCATATTGAGAGAGAAAAtcatattatatttataaaagaaGTGTTACATTCTGGGATATCAAGTGTTAGTATAAAACTATAAATTAAATCTTAAAAGATGTTAAATTATACTTTGTACAAATATTAAAGTGTCATGTATATAATTGTCTAATGCACCCTAAACAATGTTCATAGAAAAGCATAATTACCatgatttgtttttaattaGGTCTTCTTACCTTGAAAAGGTTGTTGAATGGATGAGACCCTTTGCAAGAAACTTGAATTGCTAACTTGGCTCCAATCTGAATTAAGAACACCATAATCCTCACTTGCTCCAACCACCCCTTCTCTAAGGTAGTAACTCCCAACAAGTGTCCATAAGGCCCAATCCAAATCAAGCTCAGCTAACAAACCCATAAAGCAATTAAAGTACCTATTGTCATTAACACTTGTTCCTCTCATATTTACACCAAACTCACTCAAAAATAATGGCATCCCTTGGTCCAATAAAAACCCACAATTTCTCATAAAATCTAAGGTGACTTGTCCACACACTTGGTTTGGATTCCCCAACTCCCATGCTTGACCATTACTGAAGCTATACCTATGCACCTCAAATACTAGCTTCCCGTTGAAAGTGAGTTTCACTGACTGATTTTGAAGTAATGATAAATCTGTGTCAAAATTTAGGCCAGAGAAAATTACTAGAACATCTGGATTCGCAGCATGTACTGCTTCTGCTCCTTTAGGCATGTACCTTGTATCCGACCACAATATATGtgtcatttaatttgaatgtTAATGGTGTGAACAATTAACAATTCCATTAATAATGTAGTGATTATTGCTTAGTAGTTAAAATGGAAAACAAATAATGTGAAAATGCACATGAATGAAGATGCCGAAAGTTGTCATCGCATAAAGATATTAATAAGTTTAAATATTGATGTGTCAATGTATCATGTAGTTGAttcacaaaagaaaaaaaaaactagttatattaaattaagattaaaaaaaagattggTTAGATTGTTTCAATACCAACtgatttttttcttccttcATCTTAGTTTAACCCAAccaagtattttttttttttatgttaactACTAAACAATAATATCTTGTACAATGAAACTATTGTTAGCATTAAACATGGGAGCACCATATTTTTCTTGGTCTGCTAGAATAATAAAATTTCCAAAATACAAGAAATTATTAAATGCTCACAAATCTAACGACTCATATTATGGAAACTTATAAAAGTTGATGgaaaacatatatttttatcttGACTCATATTAAGGATAAAGTATTGATTTACTCCTTAATGTTTAGACTAAGTCTTAATCGTCCTTTTAAAACGTGATATTTTTATCACAAAtttcttatttcattttatttattttagtcttctggtcaaaattaatttttttttctaaaaatatccgTTTTGTATTATGATTTTTTCTAAGTACTTGCGAAAATCGTAATTGTAATAGATATAGTGGTAGTTctaatgatttgaaaataaaagtagcaaaaaaaataaaaaaataaaaaaataataataataaataaaaaattacatttttaaaaataaaaaattttaatttcgattaaaagactaaaataaaaaattaaattatttaagacaaaaataaaacGTTTAAGGACTAAAATAATTCTTTaccaaaaaattttcaagaaaatgAGAAAGACTCATAGCAAGTTACCTATACCAATCATTGACATTCTGTTTGGGGCCTCTTAGCTCATTTCTTAAACTGAATCCAACAACATTAGTCACTCCATTGAAAAGGGTAGCCATTTTAGTAAGGCCCATAATCCATATGTCTGGATCAAGAAACGTGTCACCAAAGAAGCCGTTGCCGTCCATGGCACTGCAGCACCAACTGGGTTGGGTCACGTGATTGTCCAAAATCACCATCACATCGTTCTCTCCCAAGCTTTTCACCACCGCCTAATTGGAATTCTATTAGACCGAAAAAGTAAAAATACTTAtgctaactaaaaatatttgtCATGGTATAACTTGTGATGAAGGAAATTTAATTCCAGAAACAAGGTAGATTCTCATAGTTAAACAACTTTATAATAgttttattttaagatttacAATAAAATTGATAGGTTAAGAAATCAGAATTTATTTCgataaaagaaataagatcatctaattttataaatatattcttaaatttaaaattaaattgcaattttaaaattaaacaacTATTATATCTGTTTAGAGATTATTATTcatgttatttaaaaaaaagattagtTACCTACCATAACCCTGTTTAAAAAGCCTCTCAAGAATACTATTAATAGTTGATACTCCAAAATCGTCTACGGAGggattataattttaatttcatattttagatAAACATTATTAATGAACATAAATATACCTGGAAACATTCGATGAGGGGAAGGTCAATGAAGTTGGGATTATTGGATTGCACACCGGCGATGGAATCAAGAAGGCCAAGATTATTGAGGGACTGTCTAACAGAGAGTGAAGAAAGGGAAGCATTGGTGACCAATTGAAGTGGCCAAGTGAGCCTAACGCAGTTAAAACCCAATGACTTGATTCTCTTTGAGATTTCATCAAGGGGCTGTTTGTTTAGTCCCTCAGGAACTGATGCTTCCAAATGGGAGACCCAGTTGAGACATGCAAGCTTCACTCTttgctctccttcttcttcgtCTACTATCCACCTTCCGTTGGTGTGAAGAGGCACTGCTTTTGTGTTCTGGAGTGTggaagaacaagagagaaggaagagggTAGTATAGACAATACCAATATTGTTGGTGATGAGACTCATATTTCAGCAGGATTCTTTGATGCTTTATTGTTTGTGACTATGTCTAAAGTCTCGTGAGTTTTGCAGACTCACTAGCCTTGCAAGGAACCATAGAAGCATATTTATAGGAGAAAGTGTAagaattagtatttttattaaaatttagtaatatttaattaatataaaaaaataaataattttatattattaaatataattatatattattaaaaatattaacaataattaattaataattataaattacaaAATCTGAAAACTTTTAACactcttct
This sequence is a window from Arachis stenosperma cultivar V10309 chromosome 10, arast.V10309.gnm1.PFL2, whole genome shotgun sequence. Protein-coding genes within it:
- the LOC130957969 gene encoding glycosyl hydrolase 5 family protein-like; translation: MSLITNNIGIVYTTLFLLSCSSTLQNTKAVPLHTNGRWIVDEEEGEQRVKLACLNWVSHLEASVPEGLNKQPLDEISKRIKSLGFNCVRLTWPLQLVTNASLSSLSVRQSLNNLGLLDSIAGVQSNNPNFIDLPLIECFQAVVKSLGENDVMVILDNHVTQPSWCCSAMDGNGFFGDTFLDPDIWIMGLTKMATLFNGVTNVVGFSLRNELRGPKQNVNDWYRYMPKGAEAVHAANPDVLVIFSGLNFDTDLSLLQNQSVKLTFNGKLVFEVHRYSFSNGQAWELGNPNQVCGQVTLDFMRNCGFLLDQGMPLFLSEFGVNMRGTSVNDNRYFNCFMGLLAELDLDWALWTLVGSYYLREGVVGASEDYGVLNSDWSQVSNSSFLQRVSSIQQPFQGPTLLEIKPHKVIFHPLTGLCIIRKSTVDPLTLGPCSNSDGWDYTPEDKTLSIKGTNLCLQAERERMAAKLGTCLGSNSSIWEMISDSKMHLSSRVNNNNNGSVCLDVDTNNIIVTNACKCLSQDTQCDPVSQWFKLIDSSRRSTTRLSIDSMLSLSEIDISRNY